Proteins encoded by one window of Sphingosinicella sp. BN140058:
- a CDS encoding phage tail protein: MAVTDPYAGFRFVVLLDQVRVAGFAKVRGLGRETRVETFREGGVNDHEHKLVTMTSYGNLILERGLADPEMLVWHQLVIEGRVLRRMLTISLRDENDREAWSWLVHGAFPVKWSVADFDAASGQIVAETVELAHNGFLVKPGLRGSRAA; the protein is encoded by the coding sequence GTGGCGGTCACCGATCCTTATGCGGGATTCCGCTTCGTCGTTCTGCTCGATCAGGTGCGGGTCGCGGGCTTCGCCAAGGTGCGCGGGCTCGGGCGCGAAACGCGGGTCGAGACGTTCCGGGAGGGCGGGGTCAACGATCACGAACACAAGCTCGTGACGATGACCAGCTACGGCAACCTCATCCTGGAGCGCGGCCTCGCCGACCCGGAGATGCTGGTGTGGCACCAGCTCGTCATCGAGGGCCGGGTGCTGCGGCGCATGCTCACCATCTCGCTGCGCGACGAGAATGATCGTGAGGCGTGGAGCTGGCTGGTCCATGGCGCCTTCCCGGTAAAATGGTCGGTGGCCGATTTCGACGCAGCGTCGGGCCAGATCGTCGCGGAGACGGTCGAGCTCGCCCATAACGGATTCCTGGTGAAACCCGGGCTTCGCGGGAGCCGGGCGGCATGA
- the mazG gene encoding nucleoside triphosphate pyrophosphohydrolase — protein MRRLRDPETGCAWDREQTFETIAPYTIEEAYEVADAIARGDLADLKDELGDLQLQVVYHSRIAEERGAFAIDDVIRAISAKMIRRHPHIFGDAAESPGWETLKAAERGHHEDRSALAGVALALPALKRAAKIQARAARVGFDWPDVSGPRAKIDEEIAEIEAAATDAERTAELGDLLFSVVNYARHLGIDPEAALRGATARFESRFRKVEEIADKPLKDMDIDALEALWQEAKRTLGSPAAG, from the coding sequence ATGCGGCGCCTGCGCGATCCGGAAACCGGCTGTGCCTGGGACCGCGAACAGACGTTCGAAACGATCGCGCCCTATACGATCGAGGAAGCCTATGAGGTCGCCGATGCGATCGCACGCGGCGACCTGGCCGACCTCAAGGACGAGCTCGGCGACCTGCAGCTTCAGGTCGTCTATCACAGCCGCATCGCCGAGGAACGCGGCGCGTTCGCGATCGACGACGTCATTCGCGCCATCAGTGCGAAGATGATCCGGCGCCACCCCCACATCTTCGGCGACGCGGCCGAGAGCCCCGGCTGGGAAACGCTCAAGGCCGCCGAGCGCGGTCATCACGAGGATCGCAGCGCTCTGGCCGGAGTCGCGCTCGCGCTGCCGGCGCTGAAGCGTGCCGCCAAGATCCAGGCGCGCGCCGCCCGGGTCGGCTTCGACTGGCCGGACGTGTCCGGTCCGCGCGCCAAGATCGACGAGGAGATTGCCGAGATCGAGGCCGCGGCCACCGATGCGGAGCGCACGGCCGAGCTCGGTGACCTGCTATTCTCCGTGGTGAACTACGCCCGCCATCTCGGGATCGATCCCGAAGCGGCCTTGCGAGGGGCCACGGCGCGCTTCGAGTCTCGCTTCCGAAAGGTCGAAGAGATCGCCGACAAGCCGCTGAAAGATATGGACATCGATGCGCTGGAAGCGCTCTGGCAGGAGGCCAAGCGGACGCTTGGATCTCCTGCCGCGGGTTAG
- a CDS encoding phage late control D family protein: MLRTARSSAAPGLYVPGASIDLGAFDQDMRLSHGLVFTQVEVDLQLSVAGQFRFTIPHAFDAERGDFFTPFGKPLMPLLKLGTRVWIRMGYGDRAQQTPLFAGFITALGTGFAEGGAPEVEVSGTDATYLMTLGTKEHRFESKSVRDAVALVAQQNGFSLKFSGTPPSNVTLDSNLQTDLEFLGKLAQNFSTPQQKWEFFARPRKSGDELHFRPRSEIEPPLATLKWGVDLLSFKPEINLGNQVSKVEVHGWDELKKEKILGVATADGQGGKPGGDIQRAAFGRETVLELRLPVKSKEEADQRAAAALAKRTNDLVKGDGETLGFPELLPDTSVALVGLGEQFSKTYYVTKTVHRYDSGGYRTRFSIERPAA, from the coding sequence ATGCTCCGAACCGCCCGTTCTAGCGCCGCGCCCGGCCTCTACGTCCCCGGCGCGTCGATCGATCTCGGCGCGTTCGACCAGGACATGCGGCTGAGCCATGGCCTCGTCTTCACCCAGGTCGAAGTGGATCTCCAGCTCAGCGTCGCCGGCCAGTTCCGCTTCACCATCCCGCATGCGTTCGACGCCGAACGCGGCGACTTCTTCACCCCCTTCGGCAAGCCGCTGATGCCGCTTCTGAAGCTCGGTACGCGGGTGTGGATCCGGATGGGCTACGGCGACCGGGCGCAGCAGACGCCGCTCTTTGCCGGCTTCATCACGGCGCTCGGCACCGGCTTTGCCGAAGGCGGCGCGCCCGAGGTGGAGGTCTCCGGAACCGACGCCACCTATCTGATGACGCTCGGCACCAAGGAGCATCGCTTCGAGAGCAAGAGCGTGCGCGATGCCGTCGCCCTCGTGGCGCAGCAGAACGGCTTTTCGCTCAAGTTCAGCGGCACGCCGCCGAGCAACGTGACGCTCGATTCCAATCTCCAGACCGACCTCGAATTCCTCGGCAAGCTCGCCCAGAACTTCTCGACACCGCAGCAGAAATGGGAGTTCTTCGCACGGCCTCGCAAGAGCGGTGACGAGCTTCATTTCAGACCCCGCAGCGAGATCGAGCCGCCGCTCGCGACTCTGAAATGGGGCGTCGACCTGCTCAGCTTCAAACCGGAGATCAACCTCGGCAATCAGGTCAGCAAGGTCGAGGTGCACGGCTGGGACGAGCTCAAGAAAGAAAAGATCCTCGGAGTCGCCACCGCCGACGGGCAGGGCGGCAAGCCCGGCGGCGACATCCAGCGCGCCGCGTTCGGCCGCGAGACGGTGCTCGAGCTCAGGCTGCCAGTGAAATCGAAGGAAGAAGCCGACCAGCGTGCGGCGGCGGCGCTCGCCAAGCGCACCAACGATCTGGTCAAGGGCGACGGCGAGACTCTCGGCTTTCCCGAATTGCTGCCGGATACCAGCGTCGCTTTGGTTGGTCTCGGCGAGCAATTCTCCAAGACCTATTACGTCACCAAGACCGTCCACCGATATGACAGCGGCGGCTACCGAACCCGGTTCTCGATCGAGAGGCCGGCAGCATGA
- a CDS encoding DUF6760 family protein — protein sequence MAYPVAELYGEMAFIAAHFHWSSETLMTMAHGERRRWCREISAINRLQSGAPADPFAGL from the coding sequence ATGGCCTACCCCGTGGCCGAACTGTACGGGGAGATGGCGTTCATCGCCGCGCATTTCCACTGGAGCAGCGAGACGCTGATGACCATGGCGCATGGCGAGCGGCGGCGCTGGTGCCGCGAAATCTCGGCAATCAATCGGCTGCAGAGCGGGGCGCCGGCCGACCCGTTTGCGGGGCTCTGA
- a CDS encoding LysM peptidoglycan-binding domain-containing protein, which produces MGLAKAYVEIRAGSRKGERLQVLFNPAEYSLERANAYKSTALPGLGSPLIQFVNGDAQTLSMDLFLDDYTDPEGPLEDLLSLTGGVPKSVRERIDAFTALLDIAPELHAPPPVRFVWGPLRFDAVIEKIGRKANLFRPDGTPARATLSVAFREYRPLSRDAPQVRLESTDRTKRRQINAAESIWLIADKEYGDPRHWRVIAEASDVDEPRSLQPGDWLLLPPLEASDAPNRPF; this is translated from the coding sequence ATGGGGCTCGCCAAGGCTTATGTCGAGATACGTGCCGGATCGCGCAAGGGCGAGCGGCTGCAGGTACTGTTCAATCCGGCCGAATACAGTCTGGAACGGGCCAATGCCTACAAGTCGACGGCCTTGCCGGGCCTCGGCAGTCCGCTCATCCAGTTCGTCAACGGCGATGCGCAGACCCTGTCGATGGATCTTTTCCTCGACGATTATACCGACCCGGAAGGTCCGCTCGAGGATCTGCTCAGCCTGACCGGCGGGGTGCCGAAGAGCGTTCGCGAGCGGATCGACGCCTTCACCGCGCTGCTCGACATCGCGCCCGAACTGCACGCGCCGCCGCCGGTGCGTTTCGTCTGGGGGCCGTTGCGCTTCGATGCCGTCATCGAAAAGATCGGGCGCAAGGCGAACCTGTTCCGCCCCGACGGCACGCCTGCCCGGGCGACCCTCTCCGTGGCCTTCCGTGAATACCGGCCCTTGTCGCGCGACGCACCGCAGGTTCGGCTCGAATCGACCGATCGCACCAAGCGCCGCCAGATCAACGCCGCCGAATCGATCTGGCTGATTGCCGACAAGGAATATGGCGATCCCCGTCACTGGCGGGTGATCGCCGAAGCGAGCGACGTGGACGAACCCCGCAGCCTGCAGCCTGGCGACTGGCTGCTGCTGCCGCCGCTGGAGGCGAGCGATGCTCCGAACCGCCCGTTCTAG
- a CDS encoding GPW/gp25 family protein, which yields MDAGRQRDFLGIGWSYPVATDPLSGDVALSAYERDIKEAIRIILETAPGERVMRPRFGCGIHDLVFEEMSATTLFGVEAAVREALTLFEPRIELQDVNVDPFQATSGMLIVSITYRVRRTNQIDNLVYPFFFKEGGQP from the coding sequence ATGGACGCCGGCCGCCAGCGCGACTTCCTCGGGATCGGCTGGAGCTATCCGGTGGCGACCGATCCGCTCAGCGGCGATGTCGCGCTGTCCGCCTACGAGCGCGACATCAAGGAAGCGATCCGGATCATCCTGGAGACGGCGCCCGGCGAGCGCGTGATGCGCCCCCGCTTCGGCTGCGGCATCCACGATCTCGTGTTCGAGGAGATGAGCGCCACGACCCTGTTCGGAGTCGAGGCCGCGGTGCGCGAGGCGCTCACCCTGTTCGAGCCCAGGATCGAGCTCCAGGACGTGAACGTCGATCCGTTCCAGGCGACCAGCGGCATGCTGATCGTCTCGATCACCTACCGGGTCCGCCGGACCAACCAGATCGACAATCTGGTCTACCCCTTCTTTTTCAAGGAAGGAGGACAGCCATGA
- a CDS encoding Pvc16 family protein, translating into MAIDLVTAAIVDAIKASLRNAPGVPPGAFNIVVGPPNGGGSADLVLFLYLITPAPELRNAERIRPFPNLGDAPQSMAPAVPLELHYLLSLGAQTSSAIAQGLAMLGDSIRAIEAASPLAVPAGGQSAVWLSLLPLTTDEMSRIWGLFPNENCRSSFAFRASPVWIDPRAPAEPIPPVTDDEAIVGRKEAA; encoded by the coding sequence ATGGCGATCGATCTCGTCACCGCTGCCATCGTGGATGCCATCAAGGCGTCGCTGCGCAATGCTCCAGGCGTACCGCCGGGCGCCTTCAACATCGTCGTCGGGCCGCCCAATGGCGGCGGCTCGGCGGACCTCGTCCTGTTCCTGTATCTGATCACGCCGGCACCGGAATTGCGCAACGCCGAGCGAATCCGGCCCTTTCCCAATCTGGGCGATGCGCCGCAATCGATGGCGCCGGCGGTGCCGCTGGAGCTCCATTATCTGCTGAGCCTCGGCGCACAGACCAGCTCCGCCATCGCCCAAGGCCTCGCGATGCTCGGTGACTCGATCCGGGCGATCGAGGCCGCGTCGCCGCTCGCAGTGCCTGCCGGCGGGCAGAGCGCGGTGTGGCTGTCGCTGCTGCCGCTCACCACCGACGAGATGTCGCGCATCTGGGGCCTGTTCCCGAACGAGAATTGCAGATCGTCCTTCGCCTTCCGCGCCTCGCCGGTGTGGATCGATCCGCGCGCGCCGGCCGAACCGATCCCGCCGGTCACCGATGACGAGGCCATCGTCGGTCGGAAGGAGGCGGCATGA
- a CDS encoding ATP-binding protein: MPESRTLLIVKVGEGDPIDLLFETLDDAPDLALATARPVRLAEAKLLLQREELAVALLIGRETEVQAAARELRGLRPSLHIVTVSIEQGTAQLAVQDSNFAELLVVIRSLLDEAADTDSKRVGVTRNYRAHLPPSRRRERARRNLPVPTGPATESEVAGSLGAALTWVEAATRALMEMWLGKPSESPGFVVSWDSLQRWWTAIAGIASRRSDTADRAFDRFRQRLVEEQKSQTPLVRLARLLGDDDIALKLHLIVAASDFDVRFHRLFGVLQDDFGRRYPSLGLACAIIAASQEGATPLSVRSAIAGNRLLGQSGVIATLASGAVNADEPLRLEPRVVDWLLNAQDESLILQDELRLLQGFPADAVDLVPTGRRRTIRLVERRAIQAHGGIDQVAAVLLAGSVPGWLEADAGALAGVEVRIAAPESLPAADAIERTLALHVATANLTGRRLVVDLRGPGGMGLWQALLPLLDLADAPPYAIAPNPAQLLGAAVRGDLAIAMLPPPTAADRRAAVAAILGIEEDEDDRDEAAGGLVDSLSDRFRIGPVQMADAGALARASAAGKGRSGVPDDDDWLSGFRRAAGASAPSLARRIEPQSCTSGEGERPSGFPCLTDVVLPPDQHEQLRAVLRHVRCASTVLDDWGFRALVDAAGIAALFTGESGTGKTMAAHALASELGADLYAIDLANIVSKYIGETEKNLDVIFDDAERAGAVLLFDEADALFGKRSNVGDAHDRYANIEVAYLLQRMQLFPGLAILTTNHPENIDAAFTRRLRFRVDFPRPDVAARHAIWEQSVPERLRTGFFDLKQVAAALDVTGGTIRLMGLHAAMLAAESGEHISFAHVLEGARAMLVRLGSYSELPRLDAIAQAHRAEAA; the protein is encoded by the coding sequence ATGCCGGAGAGTCGGACGCTGCTGATCGTCAAGGTGGGGGAGGGCGATCCGATCGACCTGCTCTTCGAGACGCTCGACGACGCGCCCGATCTTGCGCTGGCGACCGCCCGGCCGGTGCGCCTGGCCGAAGCCAAGCTGCTGCTCCAGCGGGAGGAACTCGCGGTTGCGCTGCTGATCGGCCGCGAGACCGAGGTCCAGGCCGCAGCCCGCGAACTTCGCGGGCTTCGCCCCAGCCTGCACATCGTCACCGTCTCGATCGAGCAGGGCACCGCCCAGCTTGCGGTACAGGACTCCAATTTCGCCGAATTGCTGGTGGTGATCCGCTCGCTGCTCGACGAGGCGGCGGACACCGACAGCAAGCGGGTCGGCGTCACCCGCAACTATCGCGCCCATCTGCCGCCGTCGCGCCGCCGCGAGCGCGCGCGGCGGAACCTGCCGGTGCCTACCGGCCCCGCTACAGAGAGCGAGGTGGCGGGCAGCCTCGGCGCGGCTCTCACCTGGGTCGAGGCCGCAACGCGGGCGTTGATGGAGATGTGGCTCGGCAAGCCGAGCGAGTCGCCGGGCTTCGTCGTCAGCTGGGATTCGCTGCAGCGCTGGTGGACCGCGATCGCCGGCATCGCCAGCCGGCGCAGCGACACGGCCGATCGGGCATTCGACCGATTCCGGCAGCGACTGGTGGAGGAGCAGAAGAGCCAGACCCCGCTGGTACGCCTCGCCCGTCTGCTCGGCGACGACGACATCGCGCTGAAGCTGCACCTGATCGTCGCCGCCAGCGATTTCGACGTTCGGTTCCACCGATTGTTCGGCGTTCTTCAGGACGATTTCGGGCGCCGTTATCCCTCGCTCGGTCTCGCCTGCGCGATCATTGCCGCTTCGCAAGAGGGAGCGACTCCGCTCTCGGTTCGGAGTGCCATCGCCGGCAACAGACTGCTCGGGCAGAGCGGGGTGATCGCCACCCTTGCTTCGGGTGCGGTGAACGCGGACGAACCGCTGCGCCTGGAACCCCGCGTCGTCGACTGGCTGCTCAATGCGCAGGACGAAAGCCTGATCCTGCAGGATGAACTGCGCCTCCTTCAGGGCTTCCCGGCAGACGCGGTCGACCTCGTGCCGACCGGCCGCCGGCGAACCATCCGGCTTGTCGAGCGGCGCGCGATCCAGGCGCATGGCGGGATCGACCAAGTGGCGGCGGTTCTTCTCGCGGGATCGGTCCCGGGCTGGCTGGAAGCCGATGCCGGCGCGCTGGCCGGCGTGGAGGTGCGGATCGCAGCGCCGGAGTCGCTGCCCGCCGCAGACGCGATCGAGCGGACGCTGGCGCTGCACGTGGCGACCGCCAACCTCACCGGACGCCGGCTCGTCGTCGATCTGCGTGGGCCGGGCGGCATGGGCTTGTGGCAAGCCTTGCTGCCATTGCTCGACCTTGCCGATGCGCCGCCTTACGCGATCGCGCCCAATCCGGCGCAGCTGCTCGGGGCGGCGGTGCGCGGCGATCTCGCAATCGCGATGCTGCCGCCGCCGACGGCTGCGGACCGCCGGGCCGCGGTGGCTGCGATCCTGGGAATTGAGGAGGACGAAGACGATCGTGACGAGGCTGCAGGCGGGCTCGTCGACAGCCTTTCCGACCGCTTCCGTATCGGACCGGTGCAGATGGCTGACGCGGGTGCGCTGGCACGGGCCTCTGCCGCCGGAAAGGGCCGGTCCGGCGTCCCCGACGACGACGATTGGCTCAGTGGCTTTCGCCGTGCCGCAGGCGCCAGCGCGCCGAGCCTCGCCCGCCGCATCGAACCTCAATCCTGCACGTCCGGCGAGGGCGAACGGCCGTCGGGCTTTCCCTGCCTCACCGACGTCGTGCTGCCGCCCGATCAGCATGAGCAGCTTCGCGCGGTGCTCCGGCACGTCCGCTGTGCATCGACGGTGCTCGACGATTGGGGCTTCCGTGCGCTCGTCGATGCCGCCGGGATCGCCGCCTTGTTCACCGGCGAGAGCGGCACCGGTAAGACGATGGCGGCGCATGCGCTCGCTTCCGAGCTCGGGGCGGATCTCTACGCGATCGATCTCGCCAACATCGTCTCCAAATATATCGGCGAGACGGAGAAGAATCTCGACGTCATCTTCGACGATGCCGAGCGCGCCGGCGCCGTCTTGCTGTTCGACGAGGCCGACGCCCTGTTCGGCAAGCGCAGCAACGTCGGCGACGCCCATGATCGCTACGCCAACATCGAAGTCGCCTATCTGCTGCAGCGCATGCAGCTCTTTCCCGGCCTCGCCATTCTCACCACCAACCATCCCGAGAATATCGACGCTGCGTTCACGCGGCGGCTGCGCTTCCGGGTCGATTTCCCGCGTCCGGACGTCGCCGCCCGCCACGCCATCTGGGAACAGTCGGTTCCGGAGCGGCTTCGCACCGGCTTCTTCGATCTGAAGCAGGTCGCGGCCGCGCTCGACGTCACCGGCGGCACGATCCGGCTGATGGGGCTGCACGCCGCCATGCTCGCGGCCGAGAGCGGCGAGCATATCTCGTTCGCGCACGTGCTCGAGGGCGCCCGCGCCATGCTCGTCCGGCTCGGTTCCTATTCGGAGCTGCCGCGGCTCGACGCGATCGCCCAAGCGCACCGGGCGGAGGCCGCGTGA
- a CDS encoding phage baseplate assembly protein V, producing the protein MNELLFDLEAHREAGGSVAGVATGTVTDNQDPEQLGRVKLKLPWRADDFESDWARVVTPMAGNGRGLYLLPEVGDEVLVAFDRNDIRYPYVLGALWSRTDAPPDGAATSENDIRMLRTRKGHVLKFDDAKAKGAITIELDDGKKIEIDDDGIRLSDGMSKVTMDAKAGSVTIEAAQSLNLKAPKITVEASATLELKGGGALSASAGIVRIN; encoded by the coding sequence ATGAACGAACTCCTCTTCGATCTCGAGGCGCATCGCGAGGCGGGCGGCAGCGTCGCCGGCGTCGCGACCGGGACGGTGACCGACAATCAGGATCCCGAGCAGCTCGGCCGAGTCAAGCTGAAGCTGCCGTGGCGGGCAGACGATTTCGAATCCGACTGGGCCAGGGTGGTCACGCCGATGGCCGGCAACGGCCGCGGCCTCTATCTGCTGCCCGAGGTCGGCGACGAGGTGCTGGTCGCGTTCGACCGCAACGACATCCGCTATCCCTATGTGCTCGGGGCGTTGTGGAGCCGCACCGACGCGCCGCCCGACGGCGCCGCGACGAGCGAAAACGACATACGGATGCTGCGCACGCGCAAGGGCCACGTGCTCAAATTCGACGATGCCAAGGCGAAGGGCGCAATCACCATCGAGCTCGACGACGGCAAGAAGATCGAGATCGACGACGACGGCATCCGCCTGTCGGATGGAATGAGCAAAGTGACGATGGACGCCAAGGCGGGATCGGTGACGATCGAGGCGGCCCAGTCGCTGAACCTCAAGGCGCCAAAGATCACCGTCGAGGCATCGGCGACCCTGGAGCTCAAGGGCGGCGGCGCGCTCAGCGCCAGCGCCGGCATCGTGAGGATCAACTGA
- a CDS encoding PAAR domain-containing protein — MGQPAARVGDPTGHGSPLAPGPGAPTVLIGGKPAWRAGADVHVCPLVDGVKPHVGGVVALGSATVLIGGLPAARQGDQIVEAGAPNPIAVGDPTVLIGG; from the coding sequence ATGGGCCAGCCTGCTGCCCGCGTCGGCGATCCCACCGGACACGGTTCGCCGCTTGCGCCCGGCCCCGGCGCGCCGACGGTGCTGATCGGCGGCAAGCCGGCCTGGCGTGCCGGCGCCGACGTTCACGTCTGTCCCTTGGTCGACGGGGTCAAGCCGCATGTCGGCGGCGTGGTCGCCTTGGGCAGCGCGACCGTGCTGATCGGCGGACTGCCCGCAGCCCGCCAAGGCGACCAGATCGTCGAAGCCGGCGCCCCCAACCCGATCGCAGTGGGCGATCCCACCGTGCTGATCGGAGGCTGA
- a CDS encoding phage tail sheath family protein produces the protein MPEYLAPGVFIEEIERGPRPIEGVATSTAAFLGETERGRTRPLMVTSYNEYRRHFGSVFAEGKYMPYALSGFFENGGRRAYVCRIVGPGAETSSLDIGALRFSALGAGKWGDRILIRIDESSTRTGTDPIGFRLRIAYWQVDPPGGSFPDPFDPTQSDTLPKPTLTEDFNDLVWNNPLSPDYFLKRLQDASALIQVSVIGDVTDVPVTPLTPLSGGADAGAAPGVPEYEGQDPDSQRRTGLAALDLDEYREVALVTAPAAPVDVVSKVISHCERSRFRFAVIDPERGSANAASLDPRSDWDTQYAAFYYPWIAVADLQSGVRRQVPPSGHVLGLYARTDIDRGVWKAPANDVLRGVVDLEYYVDTGTQEVLNPRGVNAIRRFPGRGIRVWGARTLSSNSLWKYVSVRRLFIFLERSIYEGTQWVVFEPNDERLWERVKDTIRLFLRTQWRNGALMGRSEEEAFLIACDRSTMTQDDILNGRLICEIGIAPVRPAEFVIFRIFQNTAEAQP, from the coding sequence ATGCCCGAATATCTCGCACCCGGCGTGTTCATCGAGGAGATCGAGCGTGGACCACGCCCGATCGAAGGCGTCGCGACCAGCACCGCCGCCTTTCTGGGCGAAACCGAGCGCGGCCGGACACGTCCGCTGATGGTGACCAGCTACAACGAATATCGGCGCCATTTCGGCAGCGTCTTCGCCGAGGGCAAATACATGCCCTACGCGCTGTCCGGCTTCTTCGAAAATGGCGGCCGGCGCGCCTACGTCTGCCGCATCGTCGGCCCCGGTGCCGAGACGTCGTCGCTGGATATCGGCGCCTTGCGCTTCTCGGCTCTGGGTGCCGGGAAATGGGGCGACCGGATCCTCATCCGGATCGACGAGAGCTCGACCAGAACCGGTACGGATCCGATCGGCTTTCGTCTGCGTATCGCCTATTGGCAGGTGGATCCGCCGGGCGGAAGCTTCCCGGACCCGTTCGATCCGACGCAGAGCGACACGCTGCCCAAGCCGACGCTCACCGAGGATTTCAACGACCTCGTCTGGAACAACCCGCTTTCGCCGGATTACTTCCTGAAGCGGCTCCAGGACGCGTCCGCGCTGATCCAGGTGTCGGTGATCGGTGACGTCACCGACGTTCCCGTCACCCCGCTTACCCCGCTCTCCGGTGGTGCCGATGCCGGCGCGGCGCCCGGCGTTCCGGAATATGAAGGGCAGGATCCGGACAGCCAGCGGCGGACCGGCCTCGCCGCGCTCGATCTCGACGAATATCGCGAGGTCGCGCTCGTCACGGCCCCTGCGGCGCCGGTCGACGTCGTCTCGAAGGTGATTTCGCACTGCGAACGGAGCCGCTTCCGCTTCGCCGTGATCGATCCCGAGCGCGGCAGCGCCAATGCCGCGTCGCTCGATCCGCGAAGCGACTGGGACACGCAATATGCCGCCTTCTATTATCCATGGATCGCCGTCGCCGATCTGCAAAGCGGGGTCCGCCGGCAGGTGCCGCCCAGCGGCCACGTGCTCGGCCTCTACGCCCGCACCGATATCGATCGCGGGGTCTGGAAGGCGCCGGCGAACGATGTTCTGCGCGGCGTCGTCGACCTCGAATATTATGTCGATACCGGCACGCAGGAGGTGCTCAATCCGCGCGGCGTCAACGCCATCCGGCGCTTCCCCGGACGCGGCATCCGGGTGTGGGGCGCACGCACGCTGAGCTCCAACTCGCTGTGGAAATATGTCAGCGTCCGCCGACTGTTCATCTTCCTCGAGCGCTCCATCTACGAGGGCACCCAATGGGTGGTGTTCGAGCCCAATGACGAACGATTGTGGGAGCGGGTCAAGGACACGATCCGGCTGTTCCTGCGCACCCAGTGGCGCAACGGCGCGCTGATGGGACGGAGCGAGGAGGAGGCGTTCCTCATCGCCTGCGACCGTTCGACGATGACCCAGGACGATATCCTGAACGGCCGACTGATCTGCGAGATCGGCATCGCGCCGGTGCGGCCGGCGGAATTCGTCATCTTCCGGATCTTCCAGAACACGGCCGAAGCGCAGCCCTGA
- a CDS encoding phage tail protein translates to MARNDPLRNFRFRVEIDQVTQGFFSEVAIGETTTEAVDYREGIDPTHVRKLPGLTKYGNITLKWGVTDSTELYEWHKKIVGGGIKDNRKSVKIIVIDESGADKASFLVSEAWPTKYDPSDLNGKGNEVFIELLELVNEGIERTR, encoded by the coding sequence ATGGCACGCAACGACCCGCTCCGTAACTTCCGCTTCAGGGTGGAAATCGACCAGGTCACCCAGGGCTTTTTCAGCGAGGTGGCGATCGGCGAGACGACCACCGAGGCGGTCGACTATCGCGAGGGCATCGATCCCACGCACGTCCGCAAGCTGCCCGGGCTCACCAAATACGGCAACATCACGCTCAAGTGGGGCGTGACCGACTCCACCGAGCTCTACGAGTGGCACAAGAAGATCGTGGGCGGCGGCATCAAGGACAATCGCAAGTCGGTGAAGATCATCGTCATCGACGAATCCGGCGCCGACAAGGCGAGCTTCCTCGTCTCGGAAGCGTGGCCGACCAAATACGATCCGAGCGACCTCAACGGCAAGGGCAACGAGGTCTTCATCGAGCTGCTCGAGCTGGTCAACGAAGGCATCGAGCGCACCCGTTAA